Genomic segment of Candidatus Flexicrinis affinis:
GTTCGCGGCCCGTCAAAACCACCGTGGCATCGAGTTGTTCGCTGAGCGTATCGCCCACCTGCGCCCAGCGCTCGTCCGTCCATTGTTTCGTCCATGTCCCGCTGCCGGGATGAATGCACACGATACGCGCATCAGCCGGCAAGCCACTGCGGCGAAGCAGACTTGACGCGTCATCGTCGTCGAGGCTGGAGAACGGATAGTTCAACCCCATCGCGTCGGCTTGGAGCGCACCTGTCCACGACTCGACCAACTGCAAACAGTTGACGACGGCATGTGCATTCTGAAACGGAATCCGTTCGTTCAGGAACGGGGCCACGTCCGGCAGGTCGAACCCGATCCGGCGCCGGATGCCGGCGAGATGCGCCAACATCGCCCCCCACCAGTGATCCGGCCTCAGAATCACGGCGCTGTCGTAACCGATCTTGCGCAGCATGCGGCTTGCTGTGACGGCCTGCACGTACGGCGAATGCGTGTGATGTTCTTCCGAGCGGCCGAAACCGGGGAAGGGGAGTGTCAACACACGTTCAACCTCGACTACGTTCTCAAGCACGGATGCAGCCCACGGCCCAACCAATGCATGCAGTTCGAGGTCGGGGCGAGCGGCCTTGAGCGCACGGATCGCGGGAAGCGTCAACAGCATGTCGCCGACGTGGTCGGGCCTAATGAGCAGCACGCGCCGGCTAGGACGCATGGGCGCGAAACGCACGTGTGCGACGATGCTGAGGAGTCTCCGGCGCAAGAGGTGCTTCAACGGCGGTTTGCGAAACGCCTCGCTGAGGGCGATGTTGCGGGCGGCCAGCGTGTCTCTATCCAATTCCGGCCTCCCGATAGGCGTTGGCAAGCGGGGCTGCAATGGCCTGCCACGAGTAGGTTTTGTTCACTACGGACATCGCCCGTTCTCGCATCGAAGCGGCGCGCTCCGGTTCGACAAGGACGCCCACGATGTGTTTCGCTAACTCGTCGGCGTCGTCGGCAATCAGCATACTGCTGCGAGCCTCTTCGGTCAGCCCTGCCGCGCCAGTCGATGTCGACACGATCGCGCAGCCAGCCGCCATGGCTTCAAGCAGTTTGAGGCGTGTGCCGCTGCCCATCCTCAGCGGTGCGACGTAAACGGCGGCAGCGGCGAGGTACGGCCCGACCTCCGGCACGAAACCCGTGACCGTCACGCCGTCGACTTCGCGCAGGCGATCGAGCCGTGAATGGGGCTGCTGACCGACGATCATGAAGCGCGCAGACGGGACGCGTTTGCGCACAGCGGGCAAGACATCGTCGGTGAACCACAACGCGGCGTCGACGTTCGGCCGATAATCCATTTTTCCGGTAAACACGATCGTGTTCGGGAAAACGTTGGGTGCGGGCGTGAGATTCGAGTAGTTGGCTGGGTCAATCGCGCTTGGAACGACGGCGATCGGGCGATCTGGACCCAACGCCGTAAGCGCGTCGGCATCCTCCTGTGACACGGCGACCACGAGATCGGACTGCGCCATCATCGCGTGTTCAAACCTCGCGATGCGACGCGATTGCACCCACGAGTAGGCCGCCATCGGCCAGCGCCGGAATTCAGATGCGTCAATGCCGGAGATCACGCGTTGAAGCCGGTACTCGGCGTTAAACGTATCGAACACACGTTTGAGCGACGGTGCGGCGTCGCGGACGATTGCAAGCGTCCACGCCATCTCGATGCCCTCGGCCTGCACGAGGTCGAACGTGTCGTGTTTTAGCATGTCGTGCAGCGAATTCGTGTAGTCATCGGAGGCGAGCCGGCTGGCGATGTCTGGCCGGCCGGTCACCAAGGAACGGATACGCTGCAGGAGCGTACGGTGAGGCGGCTCGCACACGCGAACGTCACGGCACAAATCTACTAGCGGTGTAGATTTCCAGTCGGTGCCCGGTTCGCCGTAGGTCAGCAGCGATACGCTGTGCCCGAGGCTGTGTAGGGCACGGATCAGGCTCAGGACGCGCAGTGCCCCGCCGGAGGTGGCAGGGTAGGGCAGCGCCGACGTCAGAAGCAGTACGTTCATGCGGCCACCACACGGCGGTACGTTTCAAGCGCAATGCGAGCGGAGCGTTCCCACGTGAAGCGTGATGCACGCTTCAGGCCCGCTTCCCGCTGGTCGTCCAGCCAAGCCGCGTCTTGACCTGCGACGCGACTGATCGCGTCAGCAATCGACTGCGGATCGTCGGGATTCACCAGAAGCCCGACCCCATCGACCACCTCAGGCAGCGAACCGCGGTCGCTCACAATCGGGACGGTGCCGCACGCCATCGCCTCAAGTGCCGGCAGCCCGAAGCCCTCGTAATATGCGGGCAGCAGCAGCGCCCGCGCTCCACTATACAGGGCAGGAAAGGCCGACCATGGCGCGCCGGGAATGTGAATCACGCCCGGAGTGGATCGGATTGCAGCCATGGAACGCTCGGCAAGCCAACCCTCCTCACCGACGATAGCCAGCAGTGGAATGTCTGTGATCGACTCGCGCGCGATCCGGTAGCCTTCGCATAACCCCTCGATGTTCTTACGCGGGCCGATCGTCCCGACAAACAGCAGATAGCCCGGCGTCAGGTCAAAGGGTGCTAGTCCTTTCGCGATGTCGTTGGCTTTGAGTGGATGAAACGCAGGATCGACGCCGTGATACTGCACGGTGATCCTGTCTAGCGGGACATTCAGCAGCTTGATCAGATCGTCACGCGTGGCGTTACTCACGGCGAGGATGTGATCGGCGTGTTCGACTGCCCACGCGATCTGATCGTTGTAGTAGCGCTGGCTGTCGGCCGTCATCTGGTCGGGATACCTCAGGAACGCCAAATCGTGCACAGTGATAACGTGCCGGCGGCCCCCTCGCCACGGCGGAATGAAGTCCGGGCTGTGAAGGACGTCAAACCTACCGCGCAGCAGTTCGGCCGAAAGCGCGATGCGCTCCAGCCGGTGATGCGGCGGCGTCCATGCGGTGAGGTGGGGAAGGCGCGGCTCAAGGAGTTCTTTGGCGCGGCGGCTCTGTACGATCGTCAACTGCTCCGGCGGATTCAAATCCACGATGGCAGAAGCGAGCGCCCGGATATAGGTCGATGTCCCACCGGCGCGGTAGGCGGTAAGTCGGGCGTCGAGGCCGATTCGGTTCATGCGCGTAGTATACGGCGCGCAACTTCAAGCGGCTAGGGGACGCGCACGGACGGGTCCGGTCCGACAAACGCGCTCAGGAGTTGGTCGATGGTGCCGTCGTTGAGCAGCACCAGCAGCGCGTTGTTGACGTGGTACAGTACGTCGCGCCGGTCGGCACTGACGGCGCCGGCGTAGAACTCGGCGGTGAGGTACTCGGCATGGCAGCAGGCTGCGATCTGACTGGCGTACTGCCTTGCAGTCATCGCGTCAATGATTGCGGCATCGGCCACGACGAATTCGGTCACGCTGCGAAGCGCAAGCTCGGCCGACTCGAACGTCACGACAGTGAGGTCCAGCACGCGGCGAGACCATCTGCGCGCTTCGGTATGGCCACGCGCCCCGAGTTCCACCGCGACGTGCTGACCAGCTAGGCTCCACCCTGAGTCGATCTCGTCATGGCTGATCAACACTAGGCCATCGTTGAGATACCCCCACGTATAGTACACGTCGGCTGGCACCACGTCCGCAACGCGGATGGCCGCGAAAGAGACGTCGGCGACATGCGTGCGCACGGCGTCGTACGCACTGTCGAAGTTGACCATCACGAACCGCGCCTCCAATCCAAGATGCGCCGCGACGGCCTTACCCAACTCGATGTCTACGCCTACGAAGGTGTCGCCTACGATGGACCCGAACGGCGCGTAGCTGGGGTCGATTCCGATGGTCAGCGTGCCGTCCGGAAAGACCTCGTCAACAGGCCCGACGCGATCTTGCTGCACCCACCACAGGGCGATCGTGAAGACAGGCAGCGCGAGCAGCCAACTGCGCCGGCGCAGCGTGCGGAGAAGCCCCGGCGGAATCACGGTGCGCTCCCCGTCGCATAGGCTTGCAGCGCGAAATACAACGGTTTGAGGTCGAAGTCGGTGGTCGCCAAGACGAACCCGTCGGGATAGCTGTTGGCCGGTGCCGGATAGCGAAATACCCACATACACTGTTTGATCAACCACGGCCAGTGCTCGCCCGCCCATCGGTAGGCATCGAGCGTGTTCGTCACGCGTTGAGCCGGGGTGACGGCGCCTGCCCAGCGCGGGTGATCGTTCCAACCGAATTCGGTGATCCACACGCCCATCGCCTCCAGACCGTATTCGACCAACACTTCGCGCAGCAGTTCCACGCGCCGGAAGTTGAGGCGGTCACGCGCCGGAGAATCCATCGCAGCCGACTGAAGGCCGTAGCTGTGCACCGCCAACCCATCAAAGTGCGATGCAGCGCCGGCGTCCAGCATGCCGCGCAGGTACAGTACATCCTCCAAGCCGGTCGTACTGCCGGCGGGTTCCAACGTCGGCGCTAGCGCCCCGGCAAGGATCGTCACGTTAGGCGCAGTGGCACGCACCGCTTCCGCGGTAGCGGCCAGCAGCGCCGTATACTCCACCGGATCGACCGGACGGAAGCCCCACTCGAACGTGAGGTTCGGCTCGTTCCAGACGATGATCGCCGCAAGGTCGTCGCGGTACCGCGACGCGAAGCGGGCGGCGTAGGCCGCGAAATCGTCATACGACTCGACTGGCAGTTCGTTGAACGTGGTCGGTGTGTCATCCTCGCGCTGACGTGCCCATTCCGGCACCAGCCCGAGCCGCGCGATCACACGGATGCCTTGATTGCGTGCGTGCCGGAAAATCCGATCCGGTTGGCTCCAGTCGTCCAGTCCGCGGCTTCGTTCGACATACGCCCACGGGAAGAATTCGACGATCGTGTCCGCGCCCATCTCACGAATGGCGCGCAGGGTTTGCTGCATGCGAAACTCCGGCACCTCGTCGATCAGACGGGTATGGATGCACAAATGTGGCGCGGTTGTCTCGACTGCTTGTGGCGGGTCCAGCGCGACATGCTGGGGCGCGGGTGCGACTTGCGCGATCAGCCATAGGGCCGCAAAGCCCTTCAGGCACCACACCGCGGTGTTGAGATTCAGCCAGCCCGGCCAGCGCCAAGTCCGCCCCGCGAATCGCATCGTCAGCCTTACGTGTCGTCATCTACGGCTGAGAGTACGAACAGGGCCGCATATCTGTCAACTCGTGAAGGGCAATCGTCGCTAAATGGTTGTCGTCGCGCCGGGTGTCGTATGCTATGCTGGCCTTCGAACACGTACACGAGGTGACTATGCTGTTCTCCCTCAACTATTCCACGGAGATGGCGGCCCTGCTGCGATCGGGCGAAATCGAGGTCGATCGCATCAAGTGCCCGGAGTGGCCCGACATGATCGCTGAGGCCAGCGCATACGGGCAGGTCTACGTGCACTTCAAACTCATGGCGGGGCAGGGGCTGCTCGCGGCCGCCTTGCTCGACAGCGTTGCCAAGTTCCGGCAGGAAACGGACACACCGTTCGTCAACACACACATTGGTCCGTCAGCGGCGCTATACCCACTGCCGAGCGACCGGAAGGCCGCCAAGGACGCGGTGCGGCGCTCGTTTGACCAACTCTCCGAACGGTTCGGGCCGGACGCCGTTATTGCGGAGAACGTGCCGTACCCCGAGCACTCGAGCAGCGACAAGGCCGCGATCGGCGTCGAACCGGAGTTCATCAGCGAGGTGATCGAGGAAGCCGGCGTCGGGCTGCTGCTGGACATCGGCCACGCGCGCCGCGTCGCCGAGCATTGGGCCATCGATCCGCGCGTATACATGAGTCGGCTGCCTGTCCACCGCTTGCGCGAAATCCACATTACCGGCCTCGGTTACAGCCCGCGAGGTACGCGCGTCGATCACATGCCAATGCGCGACGAAGATTGGGATCTGCTGCAGTGGGCGCTGGACAACGTGCAGAGCGGGAATTGGTCCAAGCCGTGGTCAGTCTCGTGCGAGTACGGCGGCGTCGGAGAGCCGTTCCGCTGGCGCAGCCGAGCCGACGTGATCGCGCGTGAAGCACCGCGCATGTTGGCGATGGTGCGCGCCGCACAGCCTGTGGCGGTGTCGCAGCTGAAGCCTACGGGTGAAGCGTGATGTCAACCCAAGTGGTACGCCCCGCCTCGACCACGACCGTCTCGCGGAAGCGGATGCGTCCGTTCGTCTCGCTGACGATCACGTCGTAGTCGTCGGCCTCGAGGTCGCCCAACGTGAAATCCTCGCGCCAGGCCGGATCCCGATTGATGAGCGGATCTGCAGAATATGTGTAGGCATAGCGCGGAATGCCGCCGGTTAACCCAGCACGCCGTACGATTACCGTGAGTTCAGTCGGGATTGTTCCGTCCGGATTGCGCACGCGCCCGGCGATCATCCCATAGCCGGGATAAGGCAGAATCCACCAGTCCGGATTGCGAGACGATCCGAAGCTGTCCGGGTTGCCCACGCGCACCTCGAGGTGCAAGTGCGGGCCGAACGCGACACCGGTACCGCCGACCACGCCGATCTTGTCGCCAGCCGCGACCCGCTCTCCGGTTTCGACGTCGACGCGCTGCATGTGCCCGTACAGTGTATAAACCGGCAGTCCGTCGAGAGACAAGATGTCGTGCATCAGAATCACGAGATTGCCGTAGTAGTTCGGGATCGGGCCAAACAGTCGCGTCCGGTCGTCGCCGGCGTAATACACCGTGCCGTCTGCGACCGCCAGAATCGGCGTGCCGCGCGGGTTCTGGATGTCCACGCCATGATGGATGGGCAAGCCGCGCAATTCGCCCATGCCGTATGGATATGTGCGGTCGACGTAGTCGACTTGCTCGCGTGTGAACGGCCGCTGAAACGCGAACATATCCACTGGGGCCAGCGTCGGCGTGAGCGACGGAGTCAGCGTATCCGTCGGAACCGGCGTTAGTGATGCCGTCGCGGTCGCGGTTGCCGTGTGGGTCGCCGTACGTGTTGGTGTCGGGGTATAGGTGAGCGTCGGCGGAACGCTGGTGGTGGGGATCGGTGTCGCGAGCGCGACACCTTGCACGGTAGGGGGGACGGTGACACGCACCGCCGTCGCGGCCTGCTCAGGCCGGCACCCGGCCAGAATCAGCACGCAGACGCAGAATATGAGACGACGCATCAATTACTCGAAGGGAACAGGACGATAGTCTCCGGTTGTTCGGCCGATGCGCGCCTCAAGGATGAGATCGGCCGCGGCCGCCGGCAATTGTAAGGCGGACAGGGCCGCATCGACTAGGGCGCGCAGTGGCGCGAGTCCGATCAACTCCGTGCGTTCAACTCGATGGCCGCGCGCCGCAGCAGCTTGGCGCACGGCGTCCAATGCAGTTAGCATGCCGGTTACGCGGAAGTCGATCAGGTTCATCGAGACCTGCGCGGTGCCGTTAACGAGCAGTCCCAGCGCCCGTACGCTTGGCATACCGCCCCCGGACTCGCGAATCTCACGCGCGATTTCCTGCGCGACCGACACATCGCCCGTATCCAGATACGCGTTGAAGGCGATCAACGGTCCGCGCGCGCCGACCGCAACGGCGCCCGCCGTTCCAAGCACGGCTGGACCGTAGTCCGGTGTGCGACTCGGGTCGGAAGCGATCGTCTCGACGAGCGCCTCGTACGGGTCGCGGCGCACCTGCGGCAGTGTGACCCGATCGGGCCGGAGCGCTGCCGCGTCGTAGAGAAACACCGGCAGCCCAAGTTCGGCGCCGACGCGTGCACCCAACGTTCGGGCGGCGGTGGCGCACTCCGCGAGCGAGACGTCACGCAGCGGAATCAGCGGCACGACGTCGGCCGCGCCGATGCGTGGATGCACGCCCGACTGTCGGCGCATATCGATCAGAGCCGCCGCTTCCTTGACGCCGCGAAATGCCGCCTCGGCAACGGCGTCGAGGCCGCCGACGAGAGTCACTACGGAGCGATTGTGATCGGCGTCGCTGGATACGTCGATGATGCTGGCACCGGGGACACGCATGGCGTCGACAATCGCCGAGACAATCTCTTTGCGCCGCCCCTCGCTGAAGTTCGGGACGCATTCGATCATCGGCATTGGGCTATCCGGGCTCATCCTCGATCCGGGGCGGCTCGCTTCCGGGCGGCAGGTCATCGAGCCCTCGTTCGGCTAGGCGCCTGATCGTGGCTTCGCCCAGTTCGCGGTTGTTGAGGCGATCGTACATGCGCGGGTTGGCGGTGCGGTCTACTGCATAGCGCCAGCGGTCGCGCCCGACTTCACGCAAGACCGAACGGCAGTTGTCGCAGCGCACGACGTGCTTCGTGGTCGGAATGCCCATCGAGCGCTCGCTGCGCGCCTCGATGTGCAGTTTGCCCTCTCCACACACCGGGCACGTGTCGACAACGAAACCGGCGGCGTAGCGGCCTGCGGCAGCAGCCCCGCGCAAGTAAAGCCACACGTAGCCGACGATCAACAGCAGGCCAAGCCCGGCGAACACAAGCTCTGGCCGAATACCGCCGCTGTCGTCACCCGACGGCGACGATTGAGATGGCACGGGAGTCGGACCAACAGGGGGCGGCGTAACGGTGATCACCGCCGCGATTTCAGTCTGGGCTGGCGTCTCCGATGGCGCTGCTAACGTCACGTCCTCGGTCGCAGTCGCAACGGGAGGCTCAGTTGGCGTCTCAGTCGCCGTGGCCGGAACGTCTGTTGGCGTGTCTGTCGCTGCCGGAGGTTCCGTCAGCGTCGCCGTAGGCGAAGGCGGGATATCGGTCGGTGTATCGGTTGCCGTGGGCGGCGCTGGTGAGGGTGTGCTCGACGGGACCGGCGTCTCCGATAGCGCAGGCGTGGCCGCCTCATTTGCCGCAGACGTTTCGGTTTGTCCTACCGAAAGGGCGCGTTCAGCCGTCTGTGAGACATCCACAGTCGCCGTTGGAAGCGGCGTATCAGTTGCCATTTCCGTTGGCGTTGCCGATGCCTGCTCGGTGGCTGTCTCGGTTGGGGTATTCGTCGGCTCAGATGTCGGGGTGAATGTGGCTGTTGCGGTTTCGGTGGGCGACTGTGTCGCAGTGGCCGTCGCGGTATCGCTCGGCGATGCGGTGGCCGTTAGCGATGGAGTTTCTGTAGGCGTGTCGGTTACGGTCGACGTCAGCGTCGACGTGGGCTCGGCCGATGCTGTTTGCAGCAGCGCAGACTGGAACACGGCAGCCGCGGTGCCCGTCTGATCGGGTGTGGTGGTCGCCGTGTTGGTCACCGTCGGCGTCGCTGAGGGGGTCTCAGTGGGTGTGTCGGTCGCCGTTGACGTCGCCGTGTCAGTGGCGGATGGCGTAATGGTCGGCGAGTCGGTGGCAGTCGCGGTTGACGTCTCGGTCGCCGTCGCGGACGGAGTGATCGTCGCCGTTGCGGAAGGCGACTCGGTCGCGGTTGCCGTGTCGGTTGGTGTCGATGTTGGCGTGGCCGTCGCAGTATCCGTCGCTGTCGGTGTGAACGTCTGGGTGGGCGAGTTGGTCGGTGACGGGGTTGCCGTCGCGGTGTTCGACGCGGTAAACGTCGGCGTCGGAGTCGGAGTATCGGTTGGGGTATGGGTAGACGTCGTCGTATTCGACGGCGTGAACGTCAGCGTCG
This window contains:
- a CDS encoding cellulase family glycosylhydrolase — translated: MRFAGRTWRWPGWLNLNTAVWCLKGFAALWLIAQVAPAPQHVALDPPQAVETTAPHLCIHTRLIDEVPEFRMQQTLRAIREMGADTIVEFFPWAYVERSRGLDDWSQPDRIFRHARNQGIRVIARLGLVPEWARQREDDTPTTFNELPVESYDDFAAYAARFASRYRDDLAAIIVWNEPNLTFEWGFRPVDPVEYTALLAATAEAVRATAPNVTILAGALAPTLEPAGSTTGLEDVLYLRGMLDAGAASHFDGLAVHSYGLQSAAMDSPARDRLNFRRVELLREVLVEYGLEAMGVWITEFGWNDHPRWAGAVTPAQRVTNTLDAYRWAGEHWPWLIKQCMWVFRYPAPANSYPDGFVLATTDFDLKPLYFALQAYATGSAP
- a CDS encoding transporter substrate-binding domain-containing protein translates to MIPPGLLRTLRRRSWLLALPVFTIALWWVQQDRVGPVDEVFPDGTLTIGIDPSYAPFGSIVGDTFVGVDIELGKAVAAHLGLEARFVMVNFDSAYDAVRTHVADVSFAAIRVADVVPADVYYTWGYLNDGLVLISHDEIDSGWSLAGQHVAVELGARGHTEARRWSRRVLDLTVVTFESAELALRSVTEFVVADAAIIDAMTARQYASQIAACCHAEYLTAEFYAGAVSADRRDVLYHVNNALLVLLNDGTIDQLLSAFVGPDPSVRVP
- a CDS encoding DUF692 family protein, with protein sequence MLAFEHVHEVTMLFSLNYSTEMAALLRSGEIEVDRIKCPEWPDMIAEASAYGQVYVHFKLMAGQGLLAAALLDSVAKFRQETDTPFVNTHIGPSAALYPLPSDRKAAKDAVRRSFDQLSERFGPDAVIAENVPYPEHSSSDKAAIGVEPEFISEVIEEAGVGLLLDIGHARRVAEHWAIDPRVYMSRLPVHRLREIHITGLGYSPRGTRVDHMPMRDEDWDLLQWALDNVQSGNWSKPWSVSCEYGGVGEPFRWRSRADVIAREAPRMLAMVRAAQPVAVSQLKPTGEA
- a CDS encoding glycosyltransferase family 4 protein; protein product: MNRIGLDARLTAYRAGGTSTYIRALASAIVDLNPPEQLTIVQSRRAKELLEPRLPHLTAWTPPHHRLERIALSAELLRGRFDVLHSPDFIPPWRGGRRHVITVHDLAFLRYPDQMTADSQRYYNDQIAWAVEHADHILAVSNATRDDLIKLLNVPLDRITVQYHGVDPAFHPLKANDIAKGLAPFDLTPGYLLFVGTIGPRKNIEGLCEGYRIARESITDIPLLAIVGEEGWLAERSMAAIRSTPGVIHIPGAPWSAFPALYSGARALLLPAYYEGFGLPALEAMACGTVPIVSDRGSLPEVVDGVGLLVNPDDPQSIADAISRVAGQDAAWLDDQREAGLKRASRFTWERSARIALETYRRVVAA
- a CDS encoding peptidoglycan DD-metalloendopeptidase family protein → MRRLIFCVCVLILAGCRPEQAATAVRVTVPPTVQGVALATPIPTTSVPPTLTYTPTPTRTATHTATATATASLTPVPTDTLTPSLTPTLAPVDMFAFQRPFTREQVDYVDRTYPYGMGELRGLPIHHGVDIQNPRGTPILAVADGTVYYAGDDRTRLFGPIPNYYGNLVILMHDILSLDGLPVYTLYGHMQRVDVETGERVAAGDKIGVVGGTGVAFGPHLHLEVRVGNPDSFGSSRNPDWWILPYPGYGMIAGRVRNPDGTIPTELTVIVRRAGLTGGIPRYAYTYSADPLINRDPAWREDFTLGDLEADDYDVIVSETNGRIRFRETVVVEAGRTTWVDITLHP
- a CDS encoding glycosyltransferase family 9 protein; translated protein: MDRDTLAARNIALSEAFRKPPLKHLLRRRLLSIVAHVRFAPMRPSRRVLLIRPDHVGDMLLTLPAIRALKAARPDLELHALVGPWAASVLENVVEVERVLTLPFPGFGRSEEHHTHSPYVQAVTASRMLRKIGYDSAVILRPDHWWGAMLAHLAGIRRRIGFDLPDVAPFLNERIPFQNAHAVVNCLQLVESWTGALQADAMGLNYPFSSLDDDDASSLLRRSGLPADARIVCIHPGSGTWTKQWTDERWAQVGDTLSEQLDATVVLTGREHELPMTRHIAELMSASAVVAAGETSVGTLAALFARSLVVLGPDSGPIHLASAVNTPTVALFGPARVHEFGTWGPSDRHAVLTSDIACLGCGVLDWGSDLPEYHPCVTDISAGSVLEAARRITSH
- the ftcD gene encoding glutamate formimidoyltransferase, which encodes MPMIECVPNFSEGRRKEIVSAIVDAMRVPGASIIDVSSDADHNRSVVTLVGGLDAVAEAAFRGVKEAAALIDMRRQSGVHPRIGAADVVPLIPLRDVSLAECATAARTLGARVGAELGLPVFLYDAAALRPDRVTLPQVRRDPYEALVETIASDPSRTPDYGPAVLGTAGAVAVGARGPLIAFNAYLDTGDVSVAQEIAREIRESGGGMPSVRALGLLVNGTAQVSMNLIDFRVTGMLTALDAVRQAAAARGHRVERTELIGLAPLRALVDAALSALQLPAAAADLILEARIGRTTGDYRPVPFE
- a CDS encoding glycosyltransferase, producing MNVLLLTSALPYPATSGGALRVLSLIRALHSLGHSVSLLTYGEPGTDWKSTPLVDLCRDVRVCEPPHRTLLQRIRSLVTGRPDIASRLASDDYTNSLHDMLKHDTFDLVQAEGIEMAWTLAIVRDAAPSLKRVFDTFNAEYRLQRVISGIDASEFRRWPMAAYSWVQSRRIARFEHAMMAQSDLVVAVSQEDADALTALGPDRPIAVVPSAIDPANYSNLTPAPNVFPNTIVFTGKMDYRPNVDAALWFTDDVLPAVRKRVPSARFMIVGQQPHSRLDRLREVDGVTVTGFVPEVGPYLAAAAVYVAPLRMGSGTRLKLLEAMAAGCAIVSTSTGAAGLTEEARSSMLIADDADELAKHIVGVLVEPERAASMRERAMSVVNKTYSWQAIAAPLANAYREAGIG